The genomic region caaaacttgaagccgaagctcagcaaaattcggattttagaaaactactgacaaatcttcaagaaaaatgccttgaATTTAGCAATAAttgtattcaacgactaagaaagatttttcactcagttggagccagcagcgaaaaatttaccccatcagctgaagatctaccaaaaaccttcgaacacattgagggggagattgacgagctcgtcgaagtcatagctgggcatggtgacttctgtgcctgggtagcttctcgagggacagctgcagcattcctgaaggctggctgtgatcatgggagaattgtcaacaggccaaatttcactttgtcaccatcaatcctggatgacatccctgatctcgcccgaagcatctcaaatcgattcataaaaatgatatggacaaaaggtggtcgagagaaagctggagacgaagctcgtagccaccttgatccagtaagaaatcataccttgtgcttaccttttcttgtaaacttgattctgacttccaacgaccttattcatgtagaatgacgaagccgaagctgatgatcaaaaataacgccgaagccgaagctccttggagatttagatagtagactgcagacaatacttgaaaaactttttgagataacttttataaatgtaaacaaaaacttgtttttaatgtatgctgttcataccttgtaatatatccttaacctttcactgatgtatgataaatgcttcgatgtggacgaaattttcttttttgagccgaaggcgaaaaaacaccttcccttcttttcgtacgcaacgaagcatagaaaacaacattttccttttttccgaagctctccttcgtagaaatttttccctttcttttttctcttcttgccgaagcaaccattttatgcgatgaagatgattatcctacatatgcctagatgaatgtttatgaatgcaaatgctatgatgtaatgtgatgtgcaaatgaatgaccaaacacgtatccgaagccatactcatagccattattttcttaaaaacattcacacctcagctctgcattcccttaggaacgactttggagcttcttcgccttttacttaggcggtataagctctgcattcccttaggaacgtctttggagcttcttcgcctttacttttggcggaatcagcgttgacttttcgctgtaagctctgcattcccttaggaacgtctttggagcttcttcgccttttacttaggcggtataagctctgcattcccttaggaacgtctttggagcttcttcgtttttacttttttggcactcgatggtgcgctctcagcttttacatttacattctttgggggattttactCTTATAAGACtagaaaaggaaattacatatgctggccccattaaaaacctttctccccctttggaaaggaaaagggtgccatgaaagaaaaaataaaaaatatgaaaaattacatcgaattatacataatatcgctgaagctcatccgcattccaagatctaggaatgtcattgccgtccatatctttcaatctgtatgaaccgggccttgacgaagatgctactaagaaaggcccgtcccatttcaactgcaatttgcccactgtttccgggttggccaccctccgaagcaccaagtgccctggctcaatattttttagccgaacctttctatcccgccatttgactgtttcagcttgatatttattaatattctccacggcttgcagtctgatcccttctaaagcatctttttctatagaataagcagcttcggaatctgattctgccgaagctactatccttattgatccggctttagcgtcttctggagttattgcttcgtcaccgaataacaacttgaatggagtgaagcctgtagatcttgatgttgtcgtgttgtggctccacaccactttggttagctgatctggccattttcctctaggttgattgaagattagcttcattattcctgtcattataatgccgttggctctttcaacgagtccatttgattccgggtgcctgactgatgcgaaatggatcttcgtaccaatttggtcacagaaatccctgaaagcttcggagtcaaactgtgttccattgtccacagtgatagcctttggcaccccaaaacgacaaacaatattctgccagaaaaatttttggatggtagccgaagttattgtggctaaaggcttcgcctcaatccatttagaaaaatattccacagctaccacaacatatctcaggttcccttgggctggtggtaacggacctaacaagtcaaggccccacctttgcaatggccaagtgggttgtatgagctgtgtcaaggacgaaggttgtttttgatctcttgcacatttctgacaaccttcgcacttttgaaccaattctgctgcatctgaagctgccttcggccaataaaacccttgacggaaaatttttccgagtaacggcctagatccaatgtgagatccacacaggcctgcatgtatttctttcattaactctataccttcggttctagataagcatttaagcagcggagcacaaactccatgtttatacaactccccttctatcatgacatatgggcgagctcttgcttctatcctcttgttataagcttcgtcatctgaaagaaacttaccctgaaggtaagagatgatctcggttctccaatcttcgctaaaaacaggagatatattaagaactgctctttcaagaagttccaccgaaggtgcttttattgtttcgaaaaatacatccgaaggtaaaggcagcccctgtgctgctgacttagctagcaaatcagcatgctcattttgtcctctagggatatttttgacagaaaacccttcgaaggaagcttcaactcttcgaaccatatccagatatttttcaagcttcggatccttagccttgcaacttttgtcaacatgacccgaaacaacctgggaatcagttttaagtatggctcttctgattcccattgcttttaactttcgaagacctagaatcaatgcttcgtactcagcaatgttgtttgtgcaattaaaatcaagctttgctgcataacaagttttgactttggaaggtgaaaccaacacagcagccgctcctgctccgaaggttccccaagatccatcacaaaacactgtccaggcttcgttgtctttatttgtttcctcctcctgagcccctggcgtccaatcagcaataaagtctgccagtgcctgtgactgaatcgaagatctatgaacatattcaatacaaaattcattgagctctgcagcccattttccaatccttccagtagcttctcggttcctcataatatccttcagaggttgcgaagaaggaacaattatgttgtaagcttggaaatagtgccgaagcttcctggaggccatcaagacagcatacagtatcttctccaactctgtataatttttctttgataaactaaggacttcggaaacaaaatatattggggcctgccttctgacttgaccatcaagcttctcttggacaagcgctgcacttaccgctgagtgcgaagctgccacatataataataaaggagcccctggcattggtggagtcagtgttgttagatctatcaaatactgtttcagttcttcgaaagccttctgctggattgagccccattgaaagacttcggccgacttcagcacttcgaagaatggtaaatttctctctgctgatctagatatgaatctattgagagatgccaatcttcctgtcaatctttgagcccccttctttgtagttggtggctccatccgaagtatagcttcaattttacttggattggctttaattccctttgttgaaactaagcatccaagaaattttcccttcttcactccgaagacacatttttctggatttaactttaaaccagcttgcctgaaactggcaaaggtctcctgcaaatcggcaatatgattttcctgcttcgtgcttttgacaatgatgtcatcaacataggttagcacatttttgcctatttgagattgaagaaccttcgcagtcattcggctgaaacttcctccagcgtttttgagcccctcaggcatccgaagatagcaatatgtgccacttggagtgatgaagctagtcttcggctgatcttccttcttcatccaaatttggtgatagcctgaatagcagtctaacagactcatgagctctgacgaagctgctgcatcaactaaagagtctatccttggtagagggaattcatccttcggacaagccttgttaagatctgtaaaatcgatgcacattcgccacttgccattggccttttttaccataacagtgttagccagccattctgggtacttcacctctctaataactcctgcactgaggagtcttttgacttcgttacgagcacgttcggccttatcatctgacattttccgaagcctttgctttctgggtctgaaggatggatcaacattgagcgagtgctcgataacatctctattaactccacaaagatcattggctgaccatgcaaaaacatccttgttattgaacaaaaaccttatcaaggttttctcttgctcttcggataactgagatcctaacagcaccttctgctctgctatgtcctcacataagagcataggcttcggctggtctgctgaagctgctttctccctcctgaacttgtactgttcacaagcttcagctccatctatgttatggattgcttttgagtcagtccaattgccttcggcccttcttgcagcttcttgacttccatggatagcaatgggtccctgatccgaaggtatcttcatgcaaagataggcaggatgaaggattgcttcgaaggcattaagagtaccacgaccaataattgcattgtaaggatattccatgtcaacaatgtcaaacacaacttgctcagttctagtgttgttgatgaatccgaaggtgactgacatggtgatcttgcccagtgctacaatctgtcttcctccgaagccacaaagaggatgtgtagcatcatgaatcttatcttctggctcttgcatttgtctgaaggctttagcaaatatgatgtcagctgcactgcctgtatcgaccaagacattgtgaaccagaaatcctttgataacacaagagataaccatggcatcgttgtgtgggtaatctttgagctgaaggtcctcttgagagaaggtaataggaatgtgagaccatcttgatttgatgaagggtccttgcaccccgacatgctgtactcttctctgtgcttccttcttctgcttcttgttagctggctctgaggacgagccacctgtgatcgggagcaccagcttcgggtccgaagtaactccagcttggttgttgaacgaagccatcagctcaaaaagtggaagtgagttcaccggaggtgggcgccaatgttggggacttgttctcaaatgctatgaattaagaacaaggcaacataaaatgttaaatgattttgtccttcgtccgtgaagcattatacCTTTTGGGATAATGGATcttagacgaaggttgataagcgtcttattacgaagttgaaccttcgtaataaactttcaataaacgttATAGAATAATGCAAAGTAAAAAAGGTAAGAATGGATAAATGATTCACAGATGCATAATATAATATTTACTTAATGTATTGAATcataaaatacaatgatacctatgccttgacaaaggttgtattccgagaaatgcgattgcaaaaatcagaatgcgtgaacagtaacggaatactgttcactatttataggcacaggacgcagcctgtgaggaattacaagtatgccccttataagaacttacaacgttgactcagacctttatggactaaaaggtcattctatctttaagtcggtttgtaatgccgaagctctgcgaagaggcaccttcggctatcttgtacgaacagcttcatccgaggatcacttctctttataagaccttcggcgacgaagcatagacccaacagaccCCCACCTCGACGCCTTGGTCCCCGCCGGCTGGTGGTTGGGACAGCACCTCCCTCGCTGCTGctttcagcaccatggcgatgaccccacccccctccgactgggtgatcgactccggtgcctcgtaccacaccacccccacggcaggcacgctctctcgctctcatcccccactcccctctcacccatcctcgatcgtcgttggaaacggttccactctgccagtcacctcagtaggtgcctcggttctccctgggccgttttacctcaacgatgttctcgtagctccccacatcacccacaatcttctttctgttcgtcgattcactactgacaactcctgttccattgagtttgacccctctggtttttctgtgaaggatctggacaccaggacccttctcgcccgctgtgacagctcggggcctctctacacgctccagccctccaccgccggcgtgtctccacctcctgccttggtctccaccacctcctccaccacatggcatcgacgtctcggccatcctggacccgacgtcatgaccaagattaccagtagtctcgatctttcatgtagtaggggacattttgagggtctctgtcatgcttgtcagttaggccgacatactcgtctcccatttactacttcttcttctcgggctgagcaggcttttgatctggttcattgtgacctttggacctcccctgtactcagtctttctggttataaatattatctggtgattttggatgatttttcccattttctctggaccttcccgcttcggttgaagtcggacacattcaccaccctcacacacttcttcacctgggtatccactcagtttcgtcgcccggtccgtgctctgcagtgtgacaatggccgcgagttcgataacaacgtctctcgctccttcttcctcactcatggcgtccagttgcgtctctcgtgcccctacacttcTGCCCAGAACGGCCGCgccgaacgcatgatccgcaccaccactaaCATGCTCCGCTGTCTCCTCTTCCAGGCGTccctccctgccagctactgggcagaggccctgcatactgccacccacctcctcaaccgtcttccctcgaaggcggtacaccaccctaccccccacttcgccctttacggcacagccccttcctatgaccaccttcgcgtgttcggctgtgcctgctaccctaacacttccgctaccgctccacataagctttctcctcgctccacccgctgtctattccttggctactcccctgaccacaaggggtaccggtgtctggacctcacctcccaccgcatcatcatctctcgtcatgtcgtctttgacgaagatgtgtttccccttgctggctccaccccacccaccgatcttgactccctcctcgagtccgatccgattcctcccccaccttcggctccccgtcttgcgccgttacctgctcctcgtgcggcccccacgacctcttccgcgcctcgcgcggccccgtcgaccccgcctgcgccacgcgcggccccatcgaccccgcctgcgccacgcgcggccccgtcaaccccgcctgcgccacgcgcggccccgtcggtcCTGCCTGCACCACGCACGGCCCCGTCaatcccgcctgcgccacgcgcggccccgtcgaccccgcctgcgccacgcgcggccccgtcgactccggctcgattcgccatccccgccctcgtctaccatcgccgcggccacgccactacctcggcACCCCCCGACGCGTGCCCATCGACGAGCGCGgcccgcttcgccgaccccgccgtcgtctatcaccgccgtgaGCCGGCCCCTCCAGCCGCTCCCGACGTTCCGGTGGCTCACTCCGAGTCAtccgtataccacccggtcgccatccatcgcgaccccgggcacgtccacccgatggtgactcgacgCGCTGCTGGAgttctccgccccgtcgaccggctcatcctggcagccgctacgaccagcactccacccgacgcttccccggtaccctcctccgttcgcactgccctcgccgacccacactggcgtcgcgctatggaggaggagtacgcggccctcttggccaaccacacttgggacctggtgccgcgtccaccaggcaccaacgtggtcaccggcaagtggctatttcgccacaagctgacctcagacggctccctcgaccgctacaaggcccgttgggtccttcggggcttcacccagcgccccggagtggactacgacgagaccttcagccctgtcgtcaagttcgccactgttcgcgccgtcctctccctcgccctctcccgcgactgggcgatccatcagctcgatgtcaagaatgccttcctccatggcactctgacggagactgtctactgcagccagcccaccggcttcgtcgacgctgaccgtccggacctggtttgccggctgaaccgatccctgtacggcctcaagcaggcgccacgggcttggtacagccgcttcgcctcctacctggcctctgtcggcttcgtcgaggccaagtcggacacgtccctgttcatctaccggcgcggcgacgacaccgtctacctcctgctctacgtcgacgacattgtgctcacggcatccaccgccgacctccttcaccgcacgatcgtcgcccttcagcgggagtttgcgatgaaggacctggggcccctccaccacttcctcggcgtcaccgccgaacgtcggcctcagggtctcttcctccaccagcgccagtacgccatcgacatcctggagcgggctggcatgtctgactgcaagccctgcaccacgcctgtcgacactcaggcgaagctctctgaggacgacgggcctccggtcgccgacgcgacgtcctaccggagcctcaccggcgcgctccagtacctcacgttctccaacccgacatcgcttacgccgtccagcaggtgtgcctgcacatgcacactccgcgggagccccatctcactgcgctcaagcggattctacgctacctccgcggctccctcgactacggcctcctactccgcccatccccgacgacggagctcgtggtctacaccgacgctgactgggctggctgtcccgacacgcgccggtccacctccggctacgccttcttcctgggcgccaacctcgtctcttgggccgccaagaggcagcccgtcgtctctcgctccagcgctgaggccgagtaccgtgccgtggccaacggcgtggccgaggcctcctggctgcgccagctcctccacgagcttcacagtcccctccagcgcgccaccctcgtctactgcgacaacgtcagcgcggtctacctctccaccaaccccgtgcagcatcagcgcacgaagcatgtggagatcgacctccacttcgtccgcgagcgtgtcgctgccggtgacgtccacgttctcagcgtccccaccacgcttcagttcgccgacatcttcaccaaggggttaccgtcgagtgtcttTTTAGACTACCGATCCagcctcaacatctgtacaggatagagttgtgactgcgggggggtgttagactacccgtctagggtttgtgttATTCCCTGTGTAATGACTGTTATACCCCTGTAtaatgggccttggcccagtTACTCTCTCTATTTAATATCACTCCCAACCCCTGATTAGGGTATGGGCACACATTCCAACAATAGATACAGCCCTATTTATGAACAATATGAGAAATTTTGCATCTGAAGGTAATCACAACAAAAATTGGAGAGCATGGTGTACCTGTAAAAGCTGTGAAACAAACTGGGTtacatcacttccggagaaaggaAAAGACTTTATGCTACTCCCGATTACATAGCCATTTACAACTGGCACAATTTGTGGAGCTCCATCCCCAATATCAACTACTACCCCTGTCATATCAGACTGACAAAGTATATTGGCCAAAGTTAATGAGAAGCTATATGCTCTACCACATAATTCATAGGTATTAAATGAAAAAGGGTCAAGATATTGGAACAATAAACAGTGATTGGCTGATTGCCAGTAACTACAAATGCTTGCCCTCAATAATGAGTTCCAGAATTTGACAAGCAACAGATTATATGTAAATTATGATGCTGACCTTTTTAAGACACATCATGGTTCAAAGAAACATATATAATGTAAAGGGGTGGCCAATCTTTGTGAGGGCATGAGATCACTACAATAACTTTACATTTTCCTTTAAAAAAAATCAATAAAAGCAATGCCAATCAAGAAGATGTGGTTTATGCAGTAATAAGTACTTGGTAAACAAAGCACAAAAGGAAGTGTTTCAGAACCTACCACAGTATCTGAATCGTCATCAGAAATACTTTTCAGATAGGCATATCCAGCAGAAAGGCTGAGAACAGATTGAACGGAAATATATAGTCCAGGGACATTGAAGGTTTCGAACATTATTTCTCCTGTACATTCACGACTTTCAGGTGTACTGACAGGACTATCTGTAAGAAGGAAATAATGCTCTTCGGGATTGCAACGTAGATAATTGAAAATACATTGCTGCCAAAATCTCTCCATTGTATCCCAGTCATGAACCTGCAAAACAGTAAGGCATATGAAGGTAGAACACAAATGAAGGACAAcatcactaaaagaaaatgtataTACTACCTGACCATGACGGATTGGCCTTCTTAAAGTGTACAGCCCACTAGACCTAAGCCGCGATAAAGCCTCATCTCCAATAAAAAAGTCAAGATCAGCCATGATGCCTGCATTATACTGTGCTATCCAGTTTGCACTACTCAACAGCTCTGTCTGGTCTAGAAAAGATTCATTCGCAGCTACTACAGTGGGGAGAGTGAAAGACGGCTCCGAGTTCCCAGAAAATCCAAGTTTGCTATACCTAAACATAAGAGTATAAAATATTGTAAGAAGAAAAAATGGTCATAGTCACAAACTCATAGTAGGGGGGAAAGCTGTAAGTCATGCTATCAGGAAAACAAACTAGAAGCAGAGAAATCAAAGCAATTCAGATCAATGGAAACTGTTTATATCCTATAAGAAGACCCATTGTGTGGCAGCTATTACTTTAGGATCTGTTCGACTTTGTAAGTTGCTCATAGAAAAATGTGGAATCTTGACATGATCACATGACAATGATGGGGGtgtttggttcagtttttttctgacgaacttttctgagaatctggctgtggggagaatccgACTATCGTGAAGGTTACGTGCGGAAAAAGATGAAAGGGTTCATAGGGTTtaggatctataaagtgacggattcctactatcatGACGACTCATCTGATTATGTGTTCACATCGATTTTAGGTGGTTTTCACCAAAGCGGTTTTCATAGAAGCGGGCTGAAAAGCTAGACGTTCGGCAGATCTTCTGACGGCCAAAAGCTGGAAAAAAAACTGAAACAAACCCCCAAGATGTGAATAGACCCAGCATTGAATACTTATGCCTTATCTTGAGagtaaaaaagaaaataaaaagtcaCCGTGGAATCTGCGTTGAAGATAGATATGCACCATAAAGTACAGCAGAAGCAGGACAGAGAGAGAGTTTCACATTTTACTTGGAGAGAAACTGAGTAGCAGTCCAGACTAAAATAAAGGTTCTCTGACCTCTCTCCAGTCTCCACATTACAAAGCAATCCC from Zea mays cultivar B73 chromosome 6, Zm-B73-REFERENCE-NAM-5.0, whole genome shotgun sequence harbors:
- the LOC100281262 gene encoding Actin-related protein 3, which gives rise to MDATARPAIVIDNGTGYSKLGFSGNSEPSFTLPTVVAANESFLDQTELLSSANWIAQYNAGIMADLDFFIGDEALSRLRSSGLYTLRRPIRHGQVHDWDTMERFWQQCIFNYLRCNPEEHYFLLTDSPVSTPESRECTGEIMFETFNVPGLYISVQSVLSLSAGYAYLKSISDDDSDTVSDMTGVVVDIGDGAPQIVPVVNGYVIGSSIKSFPFSGSDVTQFVSQLLQEFKKHDRKPDKYIKHWSAVKPKTGVPYTIDIGYERFLGPEIFFNPEIYSADFSTPLPELIDNCVQSAPIDTRRALYKNIVLSGGSTMFKDFHKRLQTDIKKIVDDRVAATNARHRVEVRPIEVNVVAHPIQSYAVWFGGSLAASNPDFFEFCHTKEDYEEHGASICRTSPVFKGMY